One genomic window of Boudabousia tangfeifanii includes the following:
- a CDS encoding choice-of-anchor M domain-containing protein: MKRPFRTLPTVLAAFALSTTGLLASGLPASQANAADEADTPTGATETHETEHRPGPKGWGVNAPKDLKIDEGGKQVPHPCAGRRLLYHAHVDATYITRHEGKLTIMTVDGQHVVPSDTVCMRLAPDAAAGGDQGVPAGTEISRMVVPNDKNLSFLGAPGRIVWHAPNQLYNGWRPIWAGFGAFDPHHEWEVPTDFVANSVQFNLVDFQGPGDMEVFNYRPGWNGAQRHLSSRDRRQHTMTVGGHGHLDWTFSEPGIYKLTWVAKGKHFDGQVEESAPITQYWLVGSDEQVGLPKGTTVGLNSISRSAEQIRSELGLPVPTKLEVDPKPIETVVTPQDGEEALKQINSTGAAEYAEDHVETGSHRLVLTREAGAGAITGDMLEDGTGESHGSYPVFEVPDDFLHCLADDKYMTDLSKHNYTKNWWFTGLAGQVKPGGGPGLGLDTTGVDFDDLNRQKLQVEISTYDAPKGGRMVVGMDEGGAFQPLLGNFNSQHTDLQFFMPGKEPLRFAFSRPGVYKAAIQYNANLQDNTRQYDFAEWQFVVGNNAINQLRKKLDANAKLLPETKPVKCSELPKMNGADPSTFPHFPKRPEPTPEASAEPTPAPTPTPAPAPAPTKEPKPVPAPTPSAEPTPVPTPAPVPTKEPAPKPEPSAEPTPAPTPSVEPSPEAPTPTKEPAPAPTKEPEPKPEPSVEPVLPPAPSAEPVVPPLPAPTPAPKPTPTKEPAPVPSAEPVPAPTPSVEPVPAPAPVPTAEPVPAPTPKPHKPRPPRPPRGHQPTDQEVTAVVKGLKQAWKDQIPNVIITDGHMDMAVGSFADGDQIRNEAYLNDGQNPAKEVLRPSGSFAFAVPEETKSPVPPQLTKSHPEMGEKTYTLPQIQDPRFVWLGFSSLALVDGQYDPASAMTIRATNCTGPGNLVSGHVNLLGQVDVGLDCANPKARITYQDLTHDHQNFWFSKPGVYSTDLVYEWKLPNGQPVSRTLHVSFLVGKTALSEGAKVLDRVATQQPPFPAEDGVEDEPTVPDEPVEVKPLPQPSEPTEPVAPENPVVPEKPVAPSEPTQPVQPEPEPTVPDDPVVIRPLPQPETPVEPTQPSKPQKPVVPSEPTKPSQPAQPVEPVQPSEPAKPSEPVQPAPSEPVEVKPLPQPSEPAKPAEPAEPAKPAEPAKPTKPAQPVAPAEPMVPSNPAKPAQPVKPAQPGDEAQPVQPAPSVPVKPAPSKPAQPEEPVVPSQPSEPTTPVSQPSEDSIPVAMPQQPAPSQPVVTPLPNRPVAELPATIPPRLYPKDNGIQRQHRDLLSNNVWKQNRTEPQQTPQSAPLANGAEVNGNQSTNNAMPMGNLPSSGGLPNTPVSSAPVNAAPGFGTLPSNGNLPVGGALPAATAEPTAEPIPAASTEPTAEAPATTAVPQAVQVPKEETATVQNSAQAAPAAVADNGWWRGFLVGAGIFGAIAGVVLLIAAGRKKS, encoded by the coding sequence ATGAAACGTCCATTCCGCACCCTCCCCACCGTCCTCGCGGCCTTCGCGCTGAGTACGACCGGTTTGCTTGCTTCGGGCTTACCCGCAAGTCAAGCCAATGCAGCCGACGAGGCGGATACCCCAACAGGTGCCACTGAAACCCACGAGACGGAGCATCGTCCCGGTCCTAAAGGCTGGGGTGTGAATGCTCCCAAGGACTTGAAAATTGACGAGGGCGGGAAGCAGGTGCCTCACCCATGTGCTGGTCGCCGCTTGCTATACCATGCCCACGTTGACGCCACCTATATCACTCGTCATGAGGGCAAATTGACCATCATGACCGTTGATGGTCAGCATGTAGTCCCCTCGGATACGGTTTGTATGCGCTTGGCTCCCGATGCTGCCGCCGGTGGTGACCAAGGGGTGCCGGCGGGTACTGAAATTTCCCGTATGGTGGTGCCTAATGACAAGAACTTGTCCTTCTTGGGGGCACCTGGTCGCATCGTCTGGCACGCTCCAAACCAGCTTTACAATGGCTGGCGTCCCATCTGGGCGGGCTTTGGCGCTTTCGACCCGCATCACGAATGGGAAGTTCCCACCGATTTCGTAGCCAATAGCGTGCAGTTCAACTTGGTGGATTTCCAGGGCCCTGGCGATATGGAAGTTTTCAACTACCGGCCAGGTTGGAATGGCGCCCAGCGTCACCTCTCTTCGCGCGATCGTCGCCAGCACACCATGACGGTGGGTGGTCACGGTCACCTCGACTGGACCTTTAGCGAGCCAGGCATTTACAAGCTGACTTGGGTGGCTAAAGGCAAGCACTTTGATGGCCAAGTTGAAGAATCTGCCCCGATCACCCAGTACTGGTTGGTTGGTAGCGACGAACAGGTTGGTTTACCCAAGGGCACTACGGTTGGCTTGAACTCGATTAGCCGATCGGCAGAGCAAATCCGCAGTGAATTGGGGTTGCCGGTGCCAACTAAGTTGGAAGTTGATCCTAAGCCAATTGAAACAGTGGTAACCCCGCAGGACGGGGAAGAGGCCCTCAAACAGATTAATTCGACTGGTGCCGCCGAATATGCAGAGGATCATGTCGAGACCGGCTCCCACCGTTTGGTTTTGACTCGAGAAGCTGGGGCAGGTGCCATTACTGGTGACATGCTCGAGGATGGTACTGGTGAAAGCCACGGCTCCTACCCGGTCTTCGAAGTTCCAGACGATTTCTTGCACTGCCTAGCTGATGATAAGTACATGACCGACTTGTCGAAGCACAACTACACCAAGAACTGGTGGTTTACTGGGCTGGCCGGCCAGGTCAAACCCGGCGGTGGCCCCGGCCTCGGCCTAGATACCACCGGGGTTGACTTTGATGATTTGAACCGTCAAAAACTCCAGGTCGAAATCTCCACCTACGATGCCCCTAAGGGCGGCCGAATGGTGGTTGGCATGGACGAGGGCGGAGCTTTCCAACCTCTCTTGGGTAACTTCAACTCCCAGCACACTGACCTGCAGTTCTTCATGCCGGGCAAGGAACCATTGCGTTTCGCCTTCAGCCGTCCTGGCGTTTACAAGGCCGCAATCCAGTACAACGCGAACTTGCAAGACAATACTCGCCAGTACGATTTCGCCGAATGGCAGTTCGTGGTAGGCAATAACGCGATCAACCAGCTACGCAAGAAGCTAGATGCTAACGCCAAGCTATTGCCGGAAACCAAGCCGGTAAAATGTTCTGAATTGCCGAAGATGAATGGCGCCGACCCTTCGACCTTCCCACACTTCCCGAAGCGCCCAGAGCCCACCCCGGAAGCTAGTGCGGAACCGACTCCGGCACCAACCCCAACTCCAGCACCTGCACCTGCACCGACTAAGGAACCAAAGCCGGTCCCAGCACCGACTCCAAGTGCAGAGCCAACTCCCGTTCCGACTCCGGCGCCAGTTCCCACCAAGGAACCAGCTCCAAAGCCAGAGCCCAGCGCGGAACCAACTCCGGCCCCAACTCCTAGCGTTGAGCCATCACCAGAAGCACCGACTCCGACGAAAGAACCGGCCCCAGCTCCAACTAAGGAACCTGAGCCGAAGCCGGAACCGAGTGTAGAACCAGTGTTGCCACCAGCGCCGAGTGCAGAACCAGTTGTCCCGCCACTGCCTGCGCCCACCCCAGCGCCAAAGCCAACCCCAACGAAGGAACCAGCTCCAGTTCCAAGCGCTGAACCGGTGCCAGCTCCAACTCCTTCGGTTGAGCCCGTCCCAGCTCCGGCCCCAGTGCCGACTGCTGAACCGGTTCCGGCCCCAACGCCAAAGCCTCATAAGCCACGGCCACCGCGCCCACCACGTGGTCACCAGCCCACCGATCAGGAAGTTACGGCAGTGGTCAAGGGCCTAAAGCAGGCTTGGAAGGATCAGATTCCGAATGTGATTATCACTGATGGTCACATGGATATGGCGGTCGGTTCCTTCGCCGATGGCGACCAGATCCGCAACGAGGCCTATTTGAATGATGGCCAGAATCCAGCTAAGGAAGTGCTGCGTCCATCTGGTAGCTTCGCATTTGCCGTGCCGGAAGAAACCAAGTCGCCGGTACCGCCACAGCTAACCAAGTCCCACCCAGAAATGGGCGAGAAAACCTACACCCTCCCGCAGATTCAGGATCCCCGATTCGTCTGGTTGGGCTTCTCTTCGCTAGCTTTAGTGGACGGCCAGTATGATCCGGCCTCGGCCATGACCATCCGCGCTACCAACTGCACTGGACCCGGAAACCTTGTTTCTGGCCACGTGAACTTGCTCGGTCAGGTTGATGTTGGTTTGGATTGCGCTAACCCGAAGGCGCGCATTACCTACCAGGACTTGACCCACGATCACCAAAACTTCTGGTTCTCAAAGCCTGGTGTTTACTCGACCGACCTAGTCTACGAATGGAAGCTACCCAACGGTCAGCCAGTTTCACGCACTTTGCACGTTTCCTTCTTGGTGGGTAAGACCGCCTTGTCCGAGGGTGCGAAGGTGCTCGATCGGGTTGCGACTCAACAGCCTCCTTTCCCAGCCGAGGATGGGGTCGAGGACGAACCGACCGTGCCAGATGAGCCGGTTGAGGTAAAGCCTTTGCCGCAGCCCAGCGAACCAACTGAGCCGGTGGCCCCAGAAAATCCGGTTGTTCCAGAAAAGCCAGTGGCACCGAGTGAACCAACCCAGCCAGTTCAGCCTGAGCCAGAACCTACTGTGCCAGACGATCCGGTAGTGATTCGCCCATTGCCACAGCCGGAAACTCCAGTTGAACCGACTCAGCCAAGTAAGCCTCAAAAGCCGGTTGTTCCGAGCGAACCTACGAAGCCAAGTCAGCCAGCTCAGCCAGTCGAACCGGTGCAGCCAAGCGAACCGGCCAAGCCGAGTGAACCGGTGCAGCCAGCGCCGAGTGAGCCGGTTGAGGTCAAGCCTTTGCCGCAGCCAAGCGAACCGGCCAAGCCGGCAGAGCCAGCCGAACCAGCTAAGCCAGCCGAACCAGCTAAGCCGACGAAGCCGGCGCAACCTGTCGCCCCAGCAGAGCCAATGGTGCCCAGCAACCCAGCTAAGCCAGCACAGCCGGTAAAGCCAGCACAGCCAGGCGATGAGGCGCAACCCGTCCAGCCGGCACCAAGTGTTCCGGTCAAACCGGCCCCGAGCAAACCAGCTCAGCCTGAGGAACCTGTCGTTCCTAGCCAGCCAAGTGAGCCAACAACACCTGTGTCACAGCCAAGCGAGGATTCGATCCCCGTGGCTATGCCGCAACAGCCAGCTCCGAGCCAGCCGGTAGTAACTCCTTTGCCGAACCGGCCTGTAGCTGAACTGCCGGCCACGATCCCACCGCGCCTCTACCCGAAGGATAATGGGATCCAGCGTCAGCACCGTGACCTGTTGTCGAATAATGTGTGGAAGCAAAACCGCACAGAACCACAGCAAACCCCACAGTCGGCTCCGCTGGCAAACGGGGCGGAAGTGAACGGTAACCAGTCCACCAATAACGCCATGCCAATGGGAAATCTCCCGTCCTCGGGCGGCTTGCCCAATACTCCAGTAAGTAGTGCGCCAGTAAATGCTGCCCCTGGCTTTGGCACTCTACCAAGCAATGGCAACTTGCCTGTAGGAGGCGCTTTGCCGGCAGCTACTGCCGAACCGACCGCGGAACCAATCCCAGCGGCCAGCACTGAACCTACTGCCGAAGCACCAGCTACCACCGCAGTGCCACAGGCAGTGCAGGTGCCGAAGGAAGAAACTGCCACCGTGCAAAACAGTGCCCAAGCTGCTCCAGCTGCGGTAGCTGACAACGGCTGGTGGCGCGGCTTCCTCGTGGGAGCCGGCATCTTCGGGGCAATTGCCGGGGTAGTGCTCCTGATTGCCGCAGGACGTAAGAAGAGCTAG
- a CDS encoding DUF2516 family protein, giving the protein MTAYLILLIQNIANSALNLVLAIVCLWAAIHASTTPANAFVAFGRRTKNFWLVILWLSVLFTIGSGIASISYLLHLVGINLPLFNFVRPLAIGNFFGLLMFAVPGVYLTGDKVRVDAFRQRQKGTGPYQQRPGKGPRDW; this is encoded by the coding sequence TTGACTGCTTACTTAATACTTTTGATCCAGAACATTGCTAACTCAGCATTGAACCTGGTTCTAGCAATTGTTTGCCTCTGGGCGGCCATTCACGCCTCAACCACCCCAGCCAATGCCTTCGTCGCCTTCGGACGCCGCACCAAAAACTTCTGGCTAGTTATCTTGTGGCTCTCGGTGCTCTTCACCATTGGGTCAGGAATCGCCAGCATTTCCTATCTGCTGCACCTGGTGGGAATCAACCTGCCACTGTTTAACTTCGTGCGCCCCTTGGCCATCGGCAACTTCTTCGGCCTACTCATGTTCGCCGTCCCCGGCGTTTACCTGACCGGCGACAAAGTGCGAGTGGACGCCTTCCGGCAACGCCAGAAGGGCACCGGACCATACCAGCAGCGCCCCGGCAAAGGCCCACGCGACTGGTAA
- a CDS encoding TIGR03773 family transporter-associated surface protein, with amino-acid sequence MSDRTFGTHAELTKHPRSSSALLIAFICAFLGFSLAPMNPAAQAATNVRLDKGHVDIFNVSAKGDQLKLDVKEDVTGLGVRRPAEDVTLVVKPQAFSTLPQNIPEIGVPGYYLPQTQDPALLWPGWDTLEVANAGFNAVKLQFIEVNGPGRIFLASSGVWGNVMPLLDGNNYQVKTGAVRTQAYPAHTHAHWIFEKPGRYTMKLQAIAAKNGKTFRSNLATYNWEVGDLSKLPKPVPAKPAPAPAKPAPVKPAPVKPVPAPAPAPAPAPTKPTPAPAPVKPTPAPAQPAPAKPAPAPSVESSPEDGQIPPRVEVPTPEPTTEATVEEPGAVPVDVTPEEVASVEPTPSAPTAEAPQKPVAPTPEAANTPESTPEATSPEETPAPQPPVANDPQEEAPAQPTPVQPATPVKPGGNSVTPGVNQPVAPAPAPKRPNAKTPTPISSLRQNYQQPQPVVCRPYQSASSQVSLAARVKDDRTSPAVWRDPAGVVFHLGDASRSRTNSPIGIIPANTPVWMIGATQIPNVPWLGANTMDESILNQTTGEVTWALTGFSGPGAMEVFTSGNFGKVVGQRWFAASGSRFGGSTVIGRNTHVHPNWVFTAPGTYRLEISQIATLRNGKKIVARTPLTFTVGSGSGITAGHFDLGAQVVSNGQTQVLWRDQYGRSCQPTRKITKQEAQKLPAVPDSFRSGKGVDPSQVTVGPNGQPVLANTGASSVEYAVFALGLGLLGMGLVVQASRRRQR; translated from the coding sequence ATGTCTGACCGCACTTTTGGGACTCACGCAGAGTTAACCAAGCATCCGCGTTCGTCCTCGGCCCTATTAATTGCCTTTATCTGTGCATTTTTAGGGTTTTCTCTTGCTCCTATGAACCCAGCTGCGCAAGCGGCCACAAATGTTCGCTTGGATAAAGGCCATGTCGACATTTTTAACGTCTCTGCCAAGGGTGATCAGCTCAAGCTGGATGTAAAAGAAGACGTCACAGGTTTGGGAGTTCGCCGCCCAGCCGAGGATGTGACTTTGGTGGTAAAGCCACAGGCTTTCTCAACTTTGCCACAGAACATCCCTGAAATTGGGGTTCCCGGTTACTACCTTCCACAGACTCAGGATCCAGCTTTGCTCTGGCCAGGTTGGGATACGCTCGAGGTCGCGAATGCCGGATTTAATGCCGTCAAACTACAGTTCATTGAAGTTAATGGCCCGGGCCGAATCTTCTTAGCATCTTCGGGAGTATGGGGAAACGTGATGCCTCTACTCGATGGCAATAACTATCAGGTTAAGACTGGGGCAGTTAGAACTCAGGCCTACCCAGCTCACACTCACGCCCACTGGATTTTTGAAAAGCCTGGACGTTACACCATGAAGCTGCAGGCCATTGCCGCCAAGAACGGCAAGACCTTCCGCTCGAACCTAGCTACATATAACTGGGAAGTTGGCGATTTGAGCAAGCTGCCCAAACCAGTTCCAGCTAAGCCGGCCCCCGCTCCTGCCAAGCCAGCTCCGGTAAAGCCCGCTCCGGTAAAGCCGGTCCCAGCGCCCGCTCCGGCTCCAGCGCCAGCACCCACGAAACCAACCCCAGCGCCCGCTCCGGTCAAGCCCACTCCGGCTCCAGCGCAGCCTGCTCCGGCCAAGCCAGCTCCAGCGCCCTCGGTCGAATCAAGCCCAGAAGATGGTCAGATTCCACCACGCGTTGAGGTACCCACCCCTGAGCCCACTACTGAAGCTACGGTAGAAGAGCCGGGAGCTGTGCCAGTGGATGTCACTCCGGAAGAAGTTGCAAGTGTAGAGCCAACTCCGAGCGCTCCGACTGCTGAAGCGCCACAAAAACCTGTGGCTCCCACGCCAGAAGCAGCTAACACTCCAGAATCCACGCCAGAGGCAACCAGCCCGGAAGAAACTCCGGCCCCACAGCCGCCAGTGGCGAACGATCCGCAAGAAGAGGCTCCAGCGCAGCCTACCCCAGTGCAGCCGGCAACCCCAGTAAAGCCAGGCGGTAACTCGGTAACCCCAGGAGTAAACCAACCGGTTGCTCCCGCCCCAGCTCCAAAACGTCCTAACGCCAAGACCCCAACCCCGATTTCGTCGTTGCGTCAGAACTACCAGCAACCACAGCCAGTGGTCTGCCGTCCATATCAGTCGGCCAGCTCCCAAGTTTCTTTGGCCGCGCGGGTCAAGGACGATCGCACTTCACCAGCAGTTTGGCGCGATCCAGCCGGGGTCGTTTTCCATCTAGGTGATGCCAGCCGCAGTCGCACTAACTCGCCGATTGGGATCATCCCCGCCAACACTCCAGTTTGGATGATCGGTGCCACCCAGATTCCTAATGTGCCTTGGCTCGGAGCCAACACCATGGACGAGTCGATCTTGAACCAGACCACTGGTGAAGTCACTTGGGCCCTCACCGGCTTCTCCGGCCCAGGCGCAATGGAAGTTTTCACTTCCGGTAACTTCGGCAAGGTAGTTGGACAGCGTTGGTTCGCTGCCTCCGGTAGCCGCTTCGGTGGCTCAACCGTGATTGGCCGCAATACTCACGTTCACCCGAACTGGGTATTCACCGCCCCAGGCACCTATCGTCTAGAAATTAGCCAGATCGCCACCTTGCGCAATGGTAAGAAGATTGTGGCTCGTACCCCGCTGACCTTTACCGTCGGTAGCGGCAGCGGCATCACCGCCGGTCACTTCGACCTCGGTGCCCAGGTAGTTTCTAACGGCCAGACCCAGGTGCTTTGGCGCGACCAGTACGGTCGATCCTGCCAACCCACTCGCAAAATCACCAAGCAGGAAGCCCAGAAGCTTCCCGCAGTCCCCGACAGTTTCCGTTCCGGCAAGGGCGTTGACCCCAGCCAAGTCACTGTGGGACCCAACGGCCAGCCAGTACTAGCTAATACCGGTGCCTCCAGCGTGGAATACGCAGTCTTCGCCCTCGGGCTAGGACTGCTCGGCATGGGCTTAGTAGTACAGGCCAGTCGCCGTCGTCAACGTTGA
- a CDS encoding YgfZ/GcvT domain-containing protein, producing the protein MSLPAKALETLKQLPGAVIGDFPARVRDLPAPSASDDAPELAVDQADSTKTEDELPSNESPRGELPMHYGDLLGEQERLAHGQAVTVLPMGAIRLTGSERLTWLNNLVSQEMLDLHHQPKYWRETLWLDANGHITWQGFVADNGEETLILAEDAPALAEFLNRMRFRSDVQVTDLSETHLVLGDMIERELESELTDISGVPGIVLGARDPWPDELPGGTTYTGALPHAAHPGERQKRRLTLVRTEDALGWLGQLGTGFTGSVQAGTAPAEGCRWQYLAGYLAWEAQRIAAWRPTTSDFDGKALPHEFDLLRSAVHLHKGCYCGQETVARIVNVGRPPRRLAAVDLDGSEHELPERGATIKAGEKEDGTLLARAVHYEQGPIGLALLRRSLDARAVLQVGEVAAASTTIVAIDGKAEASPSDRPGKELRGQNLRGNRPRLN; encoded by the coding sequence ATGAGCCTACCTGCTAAAGCACTCGAGACCCTCAAGCAACTACCCGGCGCTGTTATCGGCGATTTTCCCGCCCGAGTAAGGGACCTGCCAGCGCCCTCGGCCAGCGACGACGCCCCCGAACTGGCAGTCGACCAAGCCGATTCCACCAAAACTGAAGATGAGCTACCTAGCAATGAGTCCCCGCGCGGCGAGCTCCCCATGCACTACGGAGACCTGTTGGGGGAACAAGAGCGCCTAGCACACGGTCAAGCCGTCACCGTTTTGCCCATGGGAGCCATCCGTCTAACCGGCAGCGAACGCCTGACCTGGCTGAACAATCTAGTTTCCCAAGAAATGCTCGACCTGCACCACCAGCCCAAATACTGGCGCGAAACCCTCTGGCTGGATGCGAACGGGCACATCACTTGGCAGGGTTTCGTAGCCGACAATGGGGAAGAAACCCTGATTTTGGCCGAGGACGCCCCCGCGCTCGCCGAATTCCTCAACCGCATGCGCTTCCGCTCAGACGTACAAGTCACCGACCTTTCCGAGACCCACCTGGTTCTGGGTGACATGATCGAGCGTGAACTCGAATCCGAACTGACCGACATTAGTGGCGTGCCCGGCATCGTGTTGGGCGCCCGAGACCCTTGGCCGGACGAACTACCGGGCGGTACCACCTACACCGGGGCTCTGCCGCATGCCGCCCACCCCGGCGAGCGCCAAAAACGTCGCCTCACCTTGGTGCGAACCGAGGACGCCCTCGGCTGGCTAGGACAACTTGGCACCGGCTTCACCGGCTCCGTGCAGGCCGGAACTGCACCTGCCGAAGGTTGCCGCTGGCAGTATCTGGCCGGCTACCTAGCCTGGGAAGCACAGCGAATCGCTGCCTGGCGCCCAACTACCAGCGACTTCGACGGTAAAGCTTTGCCCCACGAATTCGACCTTTTGCGCTCGGCCGTCCACCTACACAAGGGCTGCTACTGCGGGCAAGAAACCGTGGCCCGCATCGTCAATGTGGGACGACCACCCCGACGCCTCGCCGCCGTTGACCTTGACGGTTCCGAACACGAACTTCCCGAACGCGGAGCCACCATTAAGGCCGGCGAAAAAGAGGACGGTACCCTGCTAGCCAGAGCGGTTCACTATGAACAAGGACCGATCGGTTTGGCCCTGCTCCGCCGCTCCCTTGACGCTCGGGCAGTGCTCCAAGTCGGCGAAGTCGCCGCCGCATCGACTACTATTGTGGCTATTGACGGAAAGGCGGAAGCATCACCCAGCGACCGCCCAGGCAAGGAACTGCGCGGGCAAAACCTACGCGGAAACCGCCCTCGTTTGAACTAG